The Hymenobacter sp. GOD-10R genome includes a window with the following:
- a CDS encoding glycoside hydrolase family 31 protein, protein MSWPVVGFGQSFRSYKPSADRVTIALAKGQLVLRPLAENAIRVQYTQEALAAPPELVLTSQRPTPAFKTTETGTAVELATKQVRVRVDKATGSVSYLNSAGQVFLREQPTTRLLPAEPVLGEANVVAQQQFQTGPDELLLGLGQFQDGHFNLRGVTRQLTQVNTQIALPFLYSSKGYGLLWHQYGLTDFNPADAPIALEKQPETAATGTTVDATTANGTQKVAQDQATYTGTFTLPAAGTYSVMLDLGAMGNRHYVTIDGVACLDQRNFWLPPTASAQVVLKAGAHTVQVICKANNTPRVTYKRVDGLTTFRSPNAKLLDYVVFYGPQADEVIRTYRNLSGQVPLLPQWAYGFWQCRERYTSSAHLEETVQEFRRRNIPMDVIVQDWQYWGKYGWGVMQFDETHYPDPAALMQNLHAQHARFNISVWENLNKESDIGKSHVANNFYIPNSPWLDLTNPAARKAHWAAINQHLFRYGVDSWWLDATEPENDALHGKQLALGPGDFYRLTYPLFVNQAVYEGQRAATQDKRVCILTRSAFLGQQRYGTISWSGDIGGTWDTFRRQIPAGLGFSITGLPYWTTDIGGFFRPGAGQYTDPQYNELLMRWYQWGAFTPIFRVHGYQTETEPWKNGPVVEANIRQLLDVRYRLLPYLYSAAWQVHAQGSTLMRPLVMDFRTDTTARKQAGEYLFGPSFLVAPVTAPGRTEWPVYLPQGGAWYNFWTGQRHAGGQTITAPAPMATTPVFVKAGAIVPLGKRLQYTGQKTADTLEIRVYAGADGRFTLYEDEGDSYRYEQGQHTTIPFAWDEKRRTLTIGAQQGAYPGALKRRVFNIVWVSEATGLGEAFGKPHKQVAYLGKPLTIKQ, encoded by the coding sequence GTGAGTTGGCCAGTTGTGGGGTTTGGCCAAAGCTTTCGGAGCTACAAGCCGAGCGCTGACCGCGTCACGATTGCCTTGGCCAAAGGGCAGCTGGTGTTGCGGCCGCTGGCCGAAAACGCCATTCGGGTGCAGTACACGCAAGAGGCGCTAGCTGCGCCACCCGAATTAGTGTTGACGAGCCAGCGGCCGACACCCGCTTTCAAAACTACGGAAACAGGCACGGCGGTGGAGCTAGCTACCAAGCAGGTGCGGGTGCGCGTGGACAAGGCCACCGGCTCAGTTTCTTACCTGAACAGCGCCGGCCAGGTGTTTCTGCGCGAGCAGCCTACTACCCGCCTGCTACCAGCCGAGCCCGTACTGGGCGAAGCCAATGTGGTGGCGCAACAGCAGTTCCAAACCGGCCCCGACGAGTTGCTGCTGGGCCTAGGGCAGTTTCAGGATGGGCACTTCAACCTGCGCGGCGTGACCCGGCAGCTCACGCAGGTGAACACCCAGATTGCGCTGCCTTTTCTGTATTCTAGTAAGGGCTACGGCCTGCTGTGGCACCAGTACGGGCTCACCGATTTCAACCCGGCTGATGCGCCCATCGCCCTCGAAAAGCAGCCCGAAACGGCCGCCACCGGCACGACTGTAGATGCCACCACCGCCAATGGCACCCAGAAAGTAGCGCAGGACCAGGCCACCTACACCGGCACGTTTACGCTGCCCGCGGCCGGTACCTATTCGGTGATGCTCGACCTAGGCGCGATGGGCAACCGGCATTACGTGACCATCGACGGGGTAGCGTGCCTCGACCAACGTAATTTTTGGCTGCCGCCCACGGCCAGCGCCCAAGTGGTGCTGAAGGCGGGGGCGCACACCGTGCAGGTCATTTGCAAGGCCAACAACACCCCCCGCGTGACCTACAAGCGGGTAGATGGGCTTACCACGTTTCGCTCGCCCAATGCCAAGCTGCTCGATTACGTGGTGTTTTATGGGCCGCAGGCCGACGAGGTTATCCGCACCTACCGCAACTTGTCGGGCCAGGTGCCGCTGCTGCCGCAGTGGGCCTACGGTTTTTGGCAGTGCCGCGAGCGATACACCTCCAGCGCGCACCTAGAGGAAACGGTGCAAGAGTTTCGGCGGCGCAATATCCCGATGGATGTGATTGTGCAGGACTGGCAGTACTGGGGCAAGTATGGGTGGGGCGTCATGCAATTCGACGAAACCCATTACCCCGACCCGGCCGCCCTGATGCAGAACCTGCACGCCCAGCACGCCCGCTTCAATATTTCGGTGTGGGAGAACCTGAACAAGGAATCGGACATTGGCAAAAGCCACGTCGCCAATAACTTTTACATCCCAAATAGCCCCTGGCTCGACCTCACGAACCCCGCCGCTCGCAAGGCGCACTGGGCGGCCATCAACCAGCACCTGTTCCGCTACGGGGTCGATTCGTGGTGGCTGGATGCCACGGAGCCCGAAAACGACGCCCTGCACGGCAAGCAGCTTGCCCTGGGGCCGGGTGATTTTTACCGCCTCACGTACCCGCTCTTCGTGAACCAAGCCGTGTACGAGGGGCAGCGCGCCGCCACCCAGGATAAGCGCGTGTGCATCCTCACGCGCTCGGCTTTTCTGGGGCAGCAGCGCTACGGCACCATCAGCTGGTCGGGCGATATTGGGGGCACCTGGGACACGTTTCGCCGCCAGATTCCGGCGGGGCTGGGCTTCAGTATCACTGGCCTGCCGTACTGGACTACCGACATCGGCGGGTTTTTCCGGCCGGGCGCCGGGCAGTACACCGACCCGCAGTACAACGAGCTCCTGATGCGTTGGTACCAGTGGGGCGCCTTCACGCCCATTTTCCGGGTGCACGGCTACCAAACTGAAACCGAGCCCTGGAAAAACGGCCCCGTGGTGGAGGCCAACATCCGGCAGCTGCTGGACGTGCGCTACCGCCTGCTGCCCTACCTCTACTCGGCGGCCTGGCAGGTGCACGCGCAGGGCTCAACGCTGATGCGGCCCTTGGTCATGGATTTTCGGACCGATACCACCGCCCGCAAGCAGGCCGGGGAGTACCTGTTTGGGCCATCGTTTTTGGTGGCGCCCGTTACGGCGCCGGGCCGCACCGAGTGGCCCGTGTACCTGCCCCAAGGAGGAGCGTGGTACAACTTCTGGACCGGCCAGCGCCACGCTGGCGGGCAAACCATCACGGCCCCGGCGCCTATGGCTACGACCCCAGTTTTTGTGAAGGCCGGCGCCATTGTGCCCCTAGGCAAGCGCCTGCAATACACCGGGCAGAAAACGGCTGACACGCTAGAAATCAGGGTGTACGCCGGCGCCGATGGCCGGTTTACGCTCTACGAAGACGAGGGCGACAGCTACCGCTATGAACAGGGCCAGCATACAACTATTCCCTTTGCGTGGGATGAAAAACGCCGCACCCTGACCATCGGCGCGCAGCAGGGCGCCTACCCCGGCGCGCTGAAGCGGCGCGTCTTCAACATCGTGTGGGTGAGCGAAGCCACCGGGCTAGGGGAGGCCTTTGGTAAACCCCACAAGCAAGTGGCCTACCTAGGTAAGCCGCTCACCATTAAGCAATAA
- a CDS encoding glycoside hydrolase family 43 protein, whose amino-acid sequence MKNTLLAALLALGAYLPAQAQNPIIKDVFTADPAPLVYRDTLFLYTGHDTASVKETNYKMPDWRIYSTTDMVHWKDYGVRLSPRTFAWATGDAYAAQCVYRNGKFYWFVATFHKKDENSQGGSAIGVAVSDRPTGPFKDAIGKALIVNEMTKDLPHSWDDIDPTVFIDDDKQAYMYWGNGSCKWVKLKDNMTELASPITTFKPKNYIEGPWLYKRKKLYYLVYASAGTKPEMIEYCTAPSAAGPWTYRGIIQENVPNSFTTHPGIIDYKGKSYFFYHNGSLPTGGSYRRSICVDEMHYNADGTIQPIVQTTKGVGLVK is encoded by the coding sequence ATGAAAAATACTCTGCTTGCCGCCCTGCTAGCTCTTGGGGCGTACCTGCCTGCGCAGGCCCAAAACCCCATCATTAAGGACGTGTTCACGGCCGACCCAGCGCCGCTGGTGTACCGCGACACGCTGTTTCTGTACACCGGCCACGACACGGCTTCGGTGAAGGAAACCAACTACAAGATGCCCGACTGGCGCATCTATTCCACCACCGACATGGTGCACTGGAAGGACTACGGCGTGCGCCTCTCGCCCCGCACCTTCGCCTGGGCTACTGGCGATGCCTACGCCGCGCAGTGCGTGTACCGCAACGGTAAGTTCTACTGGTTTGTGGCCACGTTTCACAAGAAAGACGAGAATAGCCAGGGTGGCTCGGCCATCGGCGTGGCGGTGTCAGACCGGCCCACTGGTCCGTTTAAAGATGCCATTGGCAAGGCCCTTATCGTCAACGAAATGACCAAGGACCTGCCGCATTCTTGGGACGACATCGACCCCACCGTGTTCATCGACGATGACAAGCAGGCCTATATGTACTGGGGCAACGGCAGCTGCAAATGGGTCAAGCTCAAGGACAACATGACCGAGCTGGCTAGCCCCATCACCACCTTCAAGCCCAAAAACTACATCGAGGGCCCCTGGCTCTACAAGCGCAAAAAGCTCTACTACTTGGTGTACGCCAGCGCCGGCACCAAGCCCGAGATGATAGAGTACTGCACCGCCCCAAGCGCCGCCGGCCCCTGGACGTACCGCGGCATCATTCAGGAGAACGTGCCCAACAGCTTCACCACGCACCCCGGCATCATCGACTACAAGGGCAAGAGCTACTTCTTCTACCACAACGGCTCGCTGCCGACGGGTGGCAGCTACCGCCGCTCCATCTGCGTGGATGAGATGCATTACAACGCCGACGGCACCATCCAGCCCATTGTGCAAACCACGAAGGGGGTAGGGCTGGTCAAGTAA